Part of the Candidatus Brocadia sinica JPN1 genome, CCCGGTCGCGTCTGGTCATCGAAACAGCTGGAGTGGGTGAAAGATGTTGCCCATGATACGAATTTCATAGGTGCGCAGGTCGCTCTGGAAATTGGGTTCAAAGCCGGGCTGGCAATCCCAATCCTTGCAAGGAAAGAAGTCGTTGCGGTGATGGTGTTCTTTGTGTTTGAAGAACGTGAAGAGGATAAACAGCTTATTAATCTCATTTCATCTGTTGCTTCATAATTGGATTTGTTTATTCGGCAAAAACAGGTGGAAGAGATGTAAAAGAAACTGGATGTGCTGCAAAAGGAGTAAAATAGCACGTATTTTTCTCTTGTGGTTATCCAAAACAGCGTCCAATAATGGGCTGAAGTTTGCTATAGTGAGTGAAAAAAAACGTTGACGCAGCCCAGTACTAAAAGCACTGACAGTACAGTTTGATATTTACAATCTATTTCAGGCAAGTTGTATTCAACAATTATGCCTTGACAAACCTTTTGCCTGAAAGTTGTTTCACCAATTTCTTTATTTCGAGGATCATGAGAGTGCTTGATACGACGGAGGTGGGGAGCTTTGCGATGCGTATAATTTCGTCTATGTCTTTCGGGCTGCTGGATAAGAGAGAGAATATTTTTTTTTCCTGAGAGTTCAACGACAGGCTTCTTGGGTCATTTGTTGCAGAATCGTCTGATGTCCTTAGCGTTTCTGCTATTGGTCCTAACTCTTGAATGATATCGGTAATATTCTCGACGAGTTTTGCACCTTCCTTGATGAGTTTGTGTGTGCCCCGGCTATAAATGTTATCAATATTGCCCGGGACGGCAAAGACCTCTTTCCCCTGTTCGAGCGCCCACTGGGCAGTTATCAGGGAGCCACTGTTTAGCGCCGATTCGACCACAAGCACCCCTAGAGACAAGCCGCTAATAAGCCTGTTTCTCGGTGGGAAATTGCGAAAATCGGGTGGTGTGTTCATGGGAAATTCAGATACCAGAGCGCCGTGCCGGGCGATTTGTTCTGCCAGTTCGATATTTTCCCGGGGATAAATAACTCCTAGGCCACAGCCGAGCACTGCAATGGTACGTCCGTTGGATTGAATGGCGCCACGATGTGCAGCAGCATCTATTCCCCGTGCCATACCGCTTACAATACAAAGTCCCTTCTGGGCAAGGAGCCGGCTAAAACGCTCTGCCTGAGAGAGACCGTAATAGGTGCAACGTCGTGCTCCTACAATGGCGAGGGCAAGGATGTCCGATTCGAGGATATTGCCCTTTACATAAAGGACAAGTGGTGGGTCGTAGATAGTCTTGAGGTGTTTCGGATACTGTTCACTCGTGTAAGGCAGGATCTGAACGTCCTTTTCTTTGGCCAGATTCATCTCAGTTGAAATGTCAATGTTTTTGGATTCCTCGACAATAGCGTTTGCTAGCTTTGGACCGATGCCCGGTACTGCCTCTAGTTCTGATTTGGTTGCGCTGAGGATTGCCTCCGAAGAACCGAACCTATCTAAAAGTGTTTTATATGTCCGTATACCAATCCCCTTCGTCATATTCAGACGTAAGAGGGCCTCAAACTCCGTCAATGTGGTCTCCTCAATTAGTCCTTTGGCAGCTTTTATAACAGTAGTGGCAAGGCTCGCCTTGCCACTTGCATAGTTGGTTTGGAATTCCTTAGCATTATATTAAAGAGGCTTATTCAAGACGCGGTATAAAATTTCCTCAGTTACCTGGTCCGATATAATAACCTCACCAATTTTTATGGGCAGGATAAAACGAAGCCTGCCGGAAATGGCCTTTTTGTCGGTGTATAGCGCTTTTACAATGTCCGATGATTTTAATCCTGTATGAATCGGCAACCCCAATCGTTTTATTAATGAAAATTGCCGCTCCAATACCCCATGATCAGTCAATCCCATTTCAACGGCAATCCTAGTGGCGTAAAGCATGCCAATGGCTACTGCTTCCCCATGTCTGTATTTTTTGTAGTCGGTGACCGTCTCGATGGCATGACCGATGGTATGTCCATAGTTTAATATGGCGCGCAGGTGTTTTTCTTTTTCGTCTTCTTCCACAACATTTGCCTTGATCTGACATGATGTGGCGATAATTTTCAGAAGGGCAGTGTCGTTCAGTTGTAATATGTCATAAAGGGACTTTTCTATATATTCAAATAATTCAGCGTCTCTGATTACTCCATACTTGATAACCTCCGCAAGCCCTCCCACAAGTTCTGTCGCCGGTAATGTGGAGAGGGTATCGGTATCGATAAAAACAGCTTTGGGCTGGTAAAAACTCCCGATCATATTTTTCCCTTTCGGGTGGTTCACGGCCACTTTGCCTCCAATACTGCTGTCTACCTGCGCAAGGAGTGACGTGGGCACCTGAATGAAGGGGATACCCCGCATGAAAGTAGCAGCCACGAAACCGCTGATGTCACCCACCACGCCTCCGCCTAATGCAACGATAAGGGAGTTCCTGTCCAGCTTATGATCAAAACATGCGTCATAAAGTGTCAGTGCTGTTTCCAGGGTCTTCTGCTCTTCACCGGGTTTCAGCGAGATAAGCCTGACATCAAATGTATTTCGCACCAGACTTTCCGATACGATATTACCGTAAACCTTTTCAATGTTTTTGTCGGTAATCAGGAGTGTCTTGCACGGTGCTTTCTCTTTTACTAAGGCGTCCCCAATTTTCCCGAGAATGCCTTTGTCGATAGAAATGTTGTAACTATTGGAGGGTAAGTTAACACGTATCGTCTTCATAAAAGTTACTATTACCTGAATCTTGCATAAGTGCAGGATAAAAGATGGTGAAACTATAAAGATTACCTCATTATAATAGGGTAAGTGAGATTAACCGAATAATAAGAGGAGGTCGTCCAGATGGTTAAAAAGTAAAATAAGAATACCGCCAAAAGGGAGGAAAATCAAGAAGAAGGTGTCTGCCCAGCAAAGACTAGTAAAATAGGGCATTCTACGCCGTATGATTATTACAGTGAGCGGTTAAGCCCATTGGAATGGCTTTTGGGGCTGGTAAAGTTTGTGGAAGCTTATAATAAACGCCATGCACTTGCACACTTATTTTCATGACCTTTTGTGAGCCTTTGGCTCATGATTGTTTACTGCGGATTTAATCCGGAATACCGATTCTGTCTGTCCTGTACAGGTTGAGCACACTGTTTCAGTTCTCTTCCACAATCGTTCAGTGGCACTACAGCAGATAATGCTTCCAGATAACGCTCATTGACAATTTTTGATACTTCAGTAGAACGGGATTTATTTGCCGGGAAAGAGCATCAAATGTCTTTGTAAGATTGGCGTCAAGAAGCCTTTCCGCTATCTCTTGTTTCCGCTTTACATCATCAACTTGAATATCATTCGGTCAAACGTTGAAAGTGCCCCCGTGATTTTGTTATAGTATTACCCTGTAAAAACTTCTTTTTTTGTAAGTTTTTCTTCGTACCCTTCGTGTTCTTCGTGATTAAGTTCTTTTGGGTTACGGCTTTGCTGCGCTGGGATATTGCTCTAGAAATTTCTCTATTGCCGTTGCATGGTACGATTCCCACTCTGTCAGGCTTGGAACTCAGTTTTATGAAATCGAACCAGTGGTAGGGAGTAAACGGGAAGGATATATTTGAAAAGCTTGTTGCTTAGAGAATTAATACAAAAAAGGAACAGATAGAGGGTCAGCGACTCTTTTAGAGAAAAATAGTTGCCAAACCTGACAAGGAGCAGGCATAATGGTTTCATCGATGAGGAACTGGATTTCATCCCGTCAATTTCGCTCACAGCTACGATATTAAATACGTCTAAGTAAAGAATTGGACGCAGAGGATTGAGATTGGTAAAATAATACATAAAATGATTGTTACCAAAGGAGAAGAAAATGAGCATTGGGATTACGGTTGAATTAAAAGTGGAAGATATTGCAAATAAATGAAGATCAGACATAAACTTGTTATCCTCCTGGCCGTGCTGCTGGTTACCCTGAACGGCGTGATTGCCTTTTCAGTTTATAAACGAACACGTCAGGAATTTATCAAAGAGGTTCGCGAAAAGGCCAAGTTGATTGCTACGGAATTAGAAACTACCAGAAATTATCTTGCCTTCGCCTTACAAACGTCCAAAATCGGGATTACAGAACAGACAAAACCTTTTATTCCTGCCGTTTCAGGCCATGCCATTGGCTTAAAATTTGCCGAAAAAACCGGATATATTATTAAACAAACAAGTATGAAATATAGAAATTTGTTCAATAAACCCGATCCCTTTGAAGAAATGGTGCTCAGGAAAATGGAGGAAAATCATAATCTTACTGAGTATTGGAATGATGACGTTATAGATGGGAAAAGGGTGGAACGTTATCTGTACGCCTTATACGTAAAAGAAGATTGTCTCCTTTGCCACGGACCAGAAGAAAAAGCCCCAGAATTTATACGAAAAAATTACGATGCAGGTTACGATTATAAAGTAGGAGAATTGCGAGGGGCGATAAGTGTCATTATTCCGAAAGAAATCGCTGAACAGCGGTTCGCAGCGAACGTTGTTTTCTTCATTACCGCCAGTTCTGTTAGTATCTTGTTGCTCGTGGCTATTATCTTTCTGACAACAGGAAAATTTATGAAGCCGATAGAAAGGTTAACGGCTGCTGTGGCTACCATCACAAAGACAGGTGATCTTACCACGAAAGTAGATATATTGTCTAAGGATGAGGTGGGACAGCTGGGCAGGGCATTTAATGATATGTCTACCAAATTGCAATCTACGTATGTTACGCTGGAGCAACGAATTGCCGAAAAGACTGCTCATTTGCAGCAGGCCGTTTTGGCCTTAGAACGAGCGAACAAGATGAAATCGGAGTTTCTGGCCAACATGTCACATGAACTGCGTACACCACTCAACGCCATAATCGGCTTTGCGGAGGTCCTCCGGGATAAGATTTCCGGCGACCTGAATGAAGAGCAGATGGACTTCGTCAATGACATTCACAGTAGCGGCCGCCATCTCCTTCAGATGATCAACGACATATTAGACTTGTCTAAGATCGAAGCAGGCAAAATGGAATTACAGTACGAAGCCTTTCTTGTGTCTGAGGCCATTGAGGATGTGTATACAATATTAAAAGGACTCGCCAGTAAAAAACATCTGGAATTGAAGACTGCAGTATTAACAGATGTGAAAAGCATAGAAGCGGACCGGGTCAAATTTAAACAAATCCTGTATAACCTGCTCTCGAATGCCATAAAATTTACTCCGGAAAACGGGAAAATTACCCTAGAGGCTGGCATTGTGGACGATATGTTGCAGGTATCGGTATCTGACACGGGGATTGGAATGAAATCGGAAGATCAGGAGAAGGTGTTTAAAGAATTCTGGCAGGCAGACAGCTCTTTTGCCAGAAAGTATGAAGGAACAGGATTAGGACTTGCCCTGACCAAAAGGATTGTCGAGATGCATGGAGGGAAAATCTGGTTTGAAAGTGAATACGGAAAAGGGAGTATATTTTATTTTGCATTACCCTTAAATGCCCCGGCCAAACCGATACACCCGAAAGAGAGCGAGGCCAAGCCTCGCCATATAGTACCCACCGGAGAAAAGGGGGCAAAAACCGTTTTAGTTGTTGAAGATGACCGTATGGCTGCTGACCTTCTTACCCTCTACTTAACAAATGCCGGATATAATGTTATCGTAGCTGTGGATGGTGAAGAGGCTATTAAAAAGGCGAAAGAATTCCACCCATTTTTGATTACCCTGGATATTATGTTACCAAAGAAAGATGGATGGGACGTCCTTTCTGAGCTGAAAAATTCTCAAGACGTCACCGATATACCGGTAGTCATCGTGTCGATTGTCGATAATAAAGAACTCGGCTTCAGCCTGGGCGCTGTAGAATATTTAATTAAACCTATCGATAGGGAAAAACTCATTACTACAGTGAATGCCTGCATTCCTATTGAAAGGATTGAGGGCAAACCTATGAAAATATTGGTCGTGGATGATGATGAAAAGGCTGTGAAATATATGAGCGCCATACTTGAAAATGCAGGCTTTGACGTACTGAAGGCATACAGTGGTAAAGCAGGAATCAATCTCGCTGTTAACAGCAACCCGGATCTCATGATACTCGACCTTATGATGCCGGAGGTAAGCGGTTTTGATGTAATTGAAAGGCTCAGGGTTCATCCAATAGCAAAGGGAATTCCTATCATTATTTGTTCTGCAAAGGATATTACCCCTGAGGAAAAAAAAGTATTAAACGGCCATATTTTAGCCATCGTTCAAAAGAGCAGCCATACGAAGGAAGACCTTCTTGCGGCTATTAAGAAGATAGAACAGTTACATGTTAAAAAAGACACCACAGAGGCAGAGAGTTCGTGATACGTTCTGAATCCCCAATTAGTATTTTTCATTTTTCTCTCTGTCCTGTGGTTAAATATGGGATAATCAGTCCTATTTCGATAAGGGAAATTGTATGCCTGACAAAAATGTAATGGTTGTTGAAGACAATGAAAAAAATCGGAAACTCATGCGTGTAGTGCTCAAGGCAAAGGGATACAATGTAATCGAGGCAACCACCGGTGAGGAAGCGTTAGCCATGTTAAAAAATCAAAAACCGGATATTATTCTTATGGATATCCAACTTCCGGGAATAGACGGCCTTACCCTGGCGAAACAAATCAAGGCAGATGCAATTACAAAAGACATCCCCATTATCGCCGTAACCGCTTATGCCATGAAGGGAGACGAACAGAAAATCTTAGACACAGGGTGTAATGCCTATGTCAGTAAACCTATCAACACACAGGAGCTCCCGCTCGTTATAGAAAAATATATAAAAAAATAGATAAGACATGAACAAGGCGAAAATATTAGTGGCTGATGATATCAAACAAAATGTAAAACTGCTCAGAGTGATTCTGACAGCGTCCGAGTATGATGTGATTGAGGCATATGACGGTGAAGAAGCATTAGAAAAAGCGAAAACGGAAAATCCCGATTTAATATTACTGGATATTATGATGCCCAGATTAACAGGATACGAGGTATGCCAGAAGTTGCGTGCGGATGGGACAACAAAAAATATACCTATCGTAATGATTACCGCCTTGCATGAAATGGACGATCGTATCAAGGGAATTGAAGCAGGCGCCAATGACTTCATCAGTAAACCCTTCAATAAAGCAGAACTCCTTGCCAGGGTAAAATCACTGCTCCGCATGAGACAACCATCTGTAAAAAGGGATGAAACACCGGTATTGGATACGATCTTATCTGGTCTGTCAGAAGGTGTAATTGTTGCTGATGAACAATGGAAAATAAAGAACATAAATCAGACAGCTCAGGAACTTTTACATATCCAGACCGACACGAAAGACATGGATCTCATGGCACATCTATCACGTATGAGATTATCTGTCCCCATGGAGACCCTCAGGAATTCTCAGGAAAAAGATACTGATTTTCAAATATTGTCTTCAAATACCCAGCACCCTTTCCATGCAAACGCCAGGATGACAAAGATATTTGATAATCACGGGAATATCACTGGTATTACCTTGATTGTAAGGAGGGAAGGAAATAAATGAATTCAAAACAGAAAGGAAAAATTCACCGGATTGAACAGATTTGTTGTTCAGAAACATCATGCCACCCGTCTTCATTGGGATTTTCGGCTGGAACCTGGCGGGGTGTTAAAAAGCCGGGCAATTCCTAAAGAACCCGGTAAAATTCCGGATAAAAAATACCTTACCAACAGTTGCGTGTAAACTTATTTCAGTTTCTTCGAAAGATGAAATTGGCATGAGGGATATTGCAGATCTGATCTCTATGGATACCTCCCTGTCAGCAAAGGTACTCAAAATAGCTAATTCGGCTTTTTATAATTTTCCATGTAAGATAAGCACGATACAACAGGCTGTGTCGAGAATCGGGATAAATGCAATTCGAAGTCTTGTTCTTTCTGTTTCTTTTTTTTCGATAAAATCAGGGGAGAAAAAAGACGTTTTTAATTATGAGCAATTTTGGGAACAATCTCTGTCCGGTGCTGTTGCTGCAAAACTTATCATGGCAGAGATTGTCAAATCTGATTGGGAAGAAATTTTCATTGCCGCCAAAGTACAATTGCAAAAAATCACCAAAGAACTCCAGGGGAAAAAAACAAAATCCTTGAAAGACTTGCATACGTGGATAGCTTAACGGAAGTATACAACCATGGTTACTTCCAGAGCTTTCTTGAAAAGGAAATTAACCTGTCGGCGCGCAAAAGCTCAACGCTCAGACCGTGGCGGAAAAATTACGTGATTCAATTGCCATACACGCCTTTGCCGACAATAACAAAAAATATCATGTTACGGCGAGTTTTGGGGTGGCAGAAATAAACCCCGCTGTTGATACTTTCACTAAGGATGATCTTCTTAACTTTGCAGACGAAGCTCTATTTGAGTCCAAGAAGAAGGGGCGCAACTCCGTTACGTTGCATACCTCGAAGAAAAAGTGGTTTGGAAGGAAATATATAGATGTTTTTCAGGAGTAGGTAGAAAATTCTCACAGTAATGTAACCTGTCGTACCCACATGAAAAAAGGGTCGTGGTGTACCGCAAACCCTTGATTTTATTGGTAGCAGGGGTGGGATTTGAACCCACGGCCTCCGGGCTATGAGCCCGGACAAGGCATTTCAACGACTTGAATTTGAGACTGGTTTCCCCATAATTACTTAAATAAGAAGAACTTAACATCATTTTATTCATTCCGGTTTTTTCTATTAATTCTATCCATTTTGATAAATTTTAGCACAGTAATTCAATGGGGATTCCGTGTCATAAAAATATTAAGCGCAATTGGAAATGCCATGGAAAGCGCAATTATCAGGCCACACATTTTAGTCTTAAAGTCGTTTTTCTTTATCGTTGTATCCATTTTGTCTTTCCTTGAATCTATTGCTACCACAACAATTTAGCAATGACAAGTGCAACGCCGATGAAAATGGCAACGATGACTGAGAACTTTTTGAGCAGATCGACCTTGAAAGCTTTTGTCCGAAATTCTAATTTCTCTATTTCTGTATAAATAAATATTAATAATTAAATTTTTGAGCCAGAGAGTTGCGTATCAAAATACAATAATGAAGCCCGCAATCTTAAAAATGCTCTACCAAATCCCACCTGTCAGCAGACAGGTCTCGATACTCTCAAAGAACAACAATGTCGCTCATTCGCAATTACTTAACCGGAGAACGCTGATTTATCAGCTACATTCTCGGACAGTCTGTTATACTGACCCCATGGCCCTCAAGTTTCCAGCGTAATTTCGCCGATTCCGCTTGACATCCGCTATGTCATAAAATAATATGTTTGCAATTATGGAATAAAGATAAAAATAGATGTTAGGTTTTAAGGATATATTACTTTATGAAATGAAGCAGGCAGAATATTAAGTATCTCGCCGAGAGGCAGGCTGAAGTAACAAAGGCAAGAATAAATAAGTAACTTCCTTAATTCTGTCCAAGTCCGTTTTTGACGTTTCTAAAGGTACTAGTGAGGCTACCATTAGACTGATGAAAAAACGTTTGAAACCACAGATTATTTATATGCTTATTTTTATGTTTTTACCCCTGAAAACAGCTGCGGCTGAAGTGTATCGTATGACGGTAAGGGCTTATGATAATTGCAAAGTATGCACGGGAAAAACACCAAAACATAAAGCCTATGGAATAACCAAAAGTGGAAAAGTAGCCTCACACGGTACCGTTGCTGTGGACCCGAAGATGATACCGCTTGGAACAAAGTTAAAAATAGAAGGGTATGAGAACAGGATTTTCAGGGCAGAAGACATTGGCAAGGCGGTCAAAGGCAGGCGAATAGAGATATGGATGGAGTCGCACAATAAAGCTTTACGATTCGGCAAGAAAAAGTTGCGCGTATTTGTCATGAAGTAGGTAGAAAGGTAGGGGGGAATATAAGTGGTTTACTGAGGGGCAGTCAGAAGAAACAAAAGCAGGAATAAAGGGAAAGACGCCTGCTTCTACTCAAAATACATAATTCGTATTAATTGTCATTCTGAGGAAGTGAAACGACCAAAGAATTTTAATTTGGCAAATCTTACTGGTATAGCCTGAAAATGAAAAAGGCTACCCAGGAGATTTGTTTTCCTCGGTAGCCTTTCAGTAACCTTTTTCTTGAAGAGTTTATAACTTTTCGATCTTTGCCCCGCAGACCTTATATTCAGCCGTCTGGGTGATATTATCGTATGCATCCTTTGTCAGTTTATTCACTGCGGCCTCTGCAAAATGCATGGGCATCCAGATGACGCCTCTTTTCACCTTGTCAGAAACCTCGGCACGGGCAGTTATCTCACCACGACGTGATGCAATTCTTACCATTTCACCGTCAAATATGCCTAATTCCCGGGCATCCGCTTGATGTACTTCAACGAAACAGTCATTTGTCTTATGGATAATCCCGGCCGATCTCCGCGTCATAGTGCCCGCGCCGTAGTGATAAAGGGTACGCCCCGTGGTAAGTAATAATGGATACTCCCTATCCGGACTCTCGGCAGGGGCGCGGTAAGGCAACACAAAAAACTTTCCAAGACCACGCGGGAATTTGCCCTCATGCAGGAATTTCGTGCCAGGATGTTTTACATCAGGGCACGGCCATTGAATACCGTTCTGCTCGATCCTTGCGTAATTAATACCTGCAAGCATCGGTACAAGGCTGGCAATTTCGTCCCACACTTCTTTTGGAGACGGATAATCCATCTTATAGCCCATACGGGTGGACAGCTCACAGATAATCTGCCAGTCTGGCTTTGAATTTCCAACGGGATTGACACCCTTTCGTACACGTTGCACACGGCGTTCCGTGTTGGTAAAGGTACCGTCCTTTTCAGCAAAACTCGCTGCAGGCAGAACAACATCGGCATATTTTGCCGTCTCCGACAGAAAGATGTCCTGTACAACCAGCAGCTCCAGGTTTTTCAGTCCCTTGATCGTATAGTCCTGATTGGGTTCGCTCATGATCGGATCTTCCCCAATGACATACAACGCTTTAAATTCCCCCTTACTCATACGTTCAAACATGGTTGGCGATGTATTTCCCGGCGTTTTGTTTAAGGTAACACCCCAGGCCTTTTCAAACTTTTCTACAACTTTTTGATCCGAGAACAATTGATATCCAGGTAATTTATCAGGGATACACATGTCTGTTGCGCCCTGGACGTTATTCTGCCCCCGGATGGGGTTCACCCCGGTGCTGGGTTTCCCGATGTGCCCCGTTAACAGGGCAAGATTTGCAATGCTTCTTACATTATCCGTTCCACAAACATGTTCGGTAATGCCCAAGGTATAATATATTGCAGACTTCTCCGACTGGGCGTACATCCTTGCTGCCTTTCTTATATCTTCCGCAGGAATACCTGTAAATTCTGAAGCTTTTTCGGGTGTAATATCCTTAACAAACTCCTTTAATTCCTCAAAACCTTCAGTTCTCGTCTGTATGAATTCTTTGTTTTCAAGACCTTCCGCAAGAATAACATGGGCCATTGCGTTTAACAGCCAGTTGTCTGTTCCTGGTTTCAAAGGAAGATATAACTTTGCATGCTGGGCAAACCAAATCTGTCGCGGGTCTGCGACAATAAAGGTACAGCCCTTGCGAAGCGCCTTTTTCATCTCTAACCCTACAATCGGGTGTGCTTCCGTGGGATTACCACCGATCAGGAAGATGAGTTTGCAATCCTTAATTTCGCTAATGGAATTGGTCATTGAACCGCTACCGAATGACATCGCCAGACCGGCGACGGAGGGTGCGTGTCAAGTCCGGGCACACTGGTCTACGTTGTTCGTGCCAATCGCAGCCCGTGCAAATTTCATTGCCAGATAGTTTTCCTCATTGGTGCATCTCGAAGAACTCATTACGCCAATGTTATCAGATCCATACTTTGCCTTTATTTCACTCAATTTAGAAGCAACGAGATTCAGCGCTTCATCCCATGTCGCCTCTTCGAATTTCCCATTTCTTTTTATTAGAGGCTGTTTTAACCGGTCAGGATGATGGACAAAGTCATACCCAAATCGCCCTTTCACGCACAGGTTCCCGTCATTAGGAATGGAACCTGCCTTTGACGTTACCTTAACGACTTGATTTCCTTTCACGTTTAAATACATGGTACAACCCACACCACAATAAGCACAGGTAGTTTTTACCTGTTTCAATTCCCAGTCTCTGGCCTTTCCAACAGCCTGTTTCTCCACCAGGGAACCCACCGGGCACGTAGATACACACTGGCCGCATAACACACACGTCGTCTCGCGTCGTGGTTTTCCAAAAGGCAACCCTGTCTCTGTAGTAAATCCGCGGTTCTTAAAATCGATAGCATAGTCTTGTTGTACTTCGGCACAGATACGCACACAGCGGCCACACAGGATGCATTTGCTGGTATCCTGTAGAATGGCGGGATTTTCATCTTCTACAATACCACCGTCGGGTTTTTCAAAGAACCGGCTTTCCCTT contains:
- the fdhF gene encoding formate dehydrogenase subunit alpha, with the translated sequence MVPKIKLHIDGKAIEVNKGKTVLQAANSIGIRIPTLCHDPRLEPFAACRVCMVEAERGKSSALITSCNTEVTDGMVIRTDSEKVLKSRKMVLELILSDHPKDCMTCEKCGTCTLQDLAYEYKVRESRFFEKPDGGIVEDENPAILQDTSKCILCGRCVRICAEVQQDYAIDFKNRGFTTETGLPFGKPRRETTCVLCGQCVSTCPVGSLVEKQAVGKARDWELKQVKTTCAYCGVGCTMYLNVKGNQVVKVTSKAGSIPNDGNLCVKGRFGYDFVHHPDRLKQPLIKRNGKFEEATWDEALNLVASKLSEIKAKYGSDNIGVMSSSRCTNEENYLAMKFARAAIGTNNVDQCARTUHAPSVAGLAMSFGSGSMTNSISEIKDCKLIFLIGGNPTEAHPIVGLEMKKALRKGCTFIVADPRQIWFAQHAKLYLPLKPGTDNWLLNAMAHVILAEGLENKEFIQTRTEGFEELKEFVKDITPEKASEFTGIPAEDIRKAARMYAQSEKSAIYYTLGITEHVCGTDNVRSIANLALLTGHIGKPSTGVNPIRGQNNVQGATDMCIPDKLPGYQLFSDQKVVEKFEKAWGVTLNKTPGNTSPTMFERMSKGEFKALYVIGEDPIMSEPNQDYTIKGLKNLELLVVQDIFLSETAKYADVVLPAASFAEKDGTFTNTERRVQRVRKGVNPVGNSKPDWQIICELSTRMGYKMDYPSPKEVWDEIASLVPMLAGINYARIEQNGIQWPCPDVKHPGTKFLHEGKFPRGLGKFFVLPYRAPAESPDREYPLLLTTGRTLYHYGAGTMTRRSAGIIHKTNDCFVEVHQADARELGIFDGEMVRIASRRGEITARAEVSDKVKRGVIWMPMHFAEAAVNKLTKDAYDNITQTAEYKVCGAKIEKL